The Verrucomicrobiota bacterium genome window below encodes:
- a CDS encoding cysteine synthase A, producing MSTSRYHGIQAHVGRTPLIRLRRLSELTGCEILGKAEFLNPGGSIKDRAALGIIADAEATGRLKPGATIIEGTAGNTGIGLTVIGHAKGYRTVIVIPETQSPEKISLLRVLGAEVITVPQNPYSNPGNYNRVAERLATENGWFWANQFDNTANRLAHYRTTGPEILEQTGGAVSAVVSAVGTGGTLGGLSLFFKEQRPDVAVVCADPYGAAMWSWFTQGNTDTDDGDSFAEGIGQMRVTKNLEGIRVDRAYRIPDQPALTIVYQLLRQEGLFLGLSSGINLAGAVRYALERGPGQTIVTFLCDSGLKYQSKLFNPQWLAEHNLDVSLPLESVLETLNAV from the coding sequence ATGAGCACTTCGCGCTACCACGGAATTCAGGCCCATGTTGGCCGTACGCCTTTGATTCGCCTTCGCCGATTGTCTGAACTCACTGGCTGCGAAATTCTGGGCAAAGCCGAATTCCTCAACCCGGGTGGGTCAATCAAGGATCGGGCCGCCTTGGGTATCATCGCCGATGCGGAGGCAACTGGACGGCTTAAACCCGGTGCCACCATTATTGAGGGAACTGCGGGCAATACCGGTATCGGGTTGACGGTTATTGGTCACGCCAAAGGATATCGTACCGTGATTGTGATTCCCGAAACCCAGTCCCCGGAAAAAATCAGTCTGCTGCGGGTTCTGGGTGCAGAGGTCATTACGGTGCCGCAAAACCCGTATAGCAATCCCGGTAATTACAATCGGGTTGCGGAACGGTTGGCCACTGAAAACGGCTGGTTTTGGGCCAATCAATTCGATAACACCGCCAATCGCCTTGCCCATTACCGCACCACTGGACCGGAAATCCTCGAACAAACGGGTGGTGCCGTTTCCGCTGTGGTTTCCGCCGTTGGTACCGGTGGTACGCTGGGTGGTCTGTCGCTCTTTTTCAAGGAGCAGCGCCCCGACGTTGCCGTGGTGTGCGCCGATCCTTATGGCGCAGCCATGTGGTCCTGGTTTACGCAGGGCAATACGGATACCGATGATGGCGACTCTTTTGCTGAGGGGATTGGGCAAATGCGCGTCACGAAAAACCTTGAGGGTATTCGAGTGGACCGTGCCTATCGCATCCCGGATCAGCCGGCGCTGACCATTGTCTATCAGCTTCTCCGGCAAGAAGGCTTGTTCCTCGGGTTGTCCTCCGGCATCAATCTCGCTGGTGCGGTCCGCTACGCTCTGGAGCGCGGTCCGGGGCAAACCATTGTGACCTTCCTCTGCGATTCCGGCTTGAAATATCAATCAAAACTTTTTAATCCCCAATGGCTCGCGGAGCACAACTTGGACGTTTCGCTTCCCCTTGAATCGGTATTGGAAACTTTGAATGCAGTGTGA
- a CDS encoding YeeE/YedE thiosulfate transporter family protein has product MKTNWSKTIVPGLLLGFTVARLGFADFNELHRMLLFRDLRLLFAFAAAVSLTIALFALLRGRLKFGLVKFHAGIIPGAVLFGIGWAITGACPGVALIQVGQGIWPAWATLAGIFAGIWIQTRIWPERGDPSSGC; this is encoded by the coding sequence GTGAAAACCAATTGGTCGAAAACCATCGTGCCCGGGCTCCTGCTCGGCTTCACCGTTGCGCGGCTCGGGTTTGCTGACTTCAATGAACTTCACCGGATGCTTCTGTTTCGCGATCTGCGGCTCCTGTTCGCCTTTGCCGCCGCTGTCAGCCTGACCATCGCCCTCTTTGCCCTGCTGCGCGGGCGGCTGAAATTTGGCCTAGTCAAGTTCCACGCTGGCATCATTCCCGGCGCCGTTTTGTTCGGCATAGGCTGGGCGATAACGGGGGCCTGCCCTGGCGTCGCGCTGATCCAGGTCGGCCAGGGAATCTGGCCGGCGTGGGCGACTTTGGCCGGGATTTTTGCAGGCATTTGGATTCAGACCCGCATCTGGCCGGAACGCGGAGATCCATCGTCGGGTTGCTGA
- a CDS encoding family 2A encapsulin nanocompartment shell protein: MSNVHNSTSVALSVSAAAARNLATATVTVPQTVQITPRWLLRLLPYVHVDGGVYRVNQVAKAEKGQLANEYGERQVELLTSEGGSAEGGEPLLPTTFVDYKKSPREYHLNTVQTVLHTHTRVTDLYSNKIDQLREQIRLTVEAVKEREEWELLNNADFGLLKEIAPEQSINARSGAPTPDDLDELLALVWKKPAFFLAHPKAIAAFGRECTRRGVPPPTVQIFGSPFLTWRGVPLIPSNKLDIKAESKGGPETTSIILLRVGEADQGVVGLQKAGVTGELEPGLSVRYMSTNEHSIASHLVTRYFSVAVLTQDAIARLDNVHVDSYHKYVYPKA, translated from the coding sequence ATGAGTAATGTTCACAATTCAACGTCCGTTGCCTTAAGTGTCAGCGCTGCTGCCGCACGCAATCTGGCCACCGCGACCGTAACGGTGCCTCAAACGGTGCAAATCACGCCGCGCTGGCTCCTGCGGCTGCTGCCTTATGTGCATGTGGACGGCGGAGTTTACCGCGTCAACCAGGTGGCCAAGGCCGAGAAAGGGCAGTTGGCCAATGAGTATGGCGAACGTCAGGTGGAATTGCTGACCTCAGAGGGTGGTTCCGCAGAGGGCGGTGAACCGCTGCTGCCGACCACATTTGTGGATTATAAGAAGAGCCCTCGCGAATACCATCTGAACACCGTGCAGACGGTATTGCATACGCATACACGTGTGACCGATCTTTACAGCAATAAGATTGATCAACTGCGCGAGCAGATCCGGTTGACCGTGGAGGCCGTCAAGGAACGCGAAGAATGGGAACTGCTCAACAACGCCGATTTCGGGTTGCTCAAGGAAATTGCGCCTGAGCAGAGCATCAACGCGCGCTCCGGTGCCCCGACCCCGGATGACTTGGATGAGTTGCTCGCGTTGGTTTGGAAAAAACCGGCGTTCTTTCTGGCTCATCCCAAGGCCATTGCCGCTTTTGGCCGGGAATGCACCCGGCGCGGGGTTCCGCCCCCTACCGTCCAGATTTTCGGTTCCCCCTTCCTGACCTGGCGCGGGGTGCCCCTGATTCCGTCGAACAAACTGGACATCAAAGCCGAGTCCAAGGGCGGGCCGGAGACGACTTCGATCATCCTGCTGCGCGTGGGGGAGGCCGACCAGGGGGTAGTGGGGTTGCAAAAAGCCGGGGTTACTGGGGAACTCGAGCCGGGTCTCTCGGTCCGTTACATGAGCACGAATGAACACTCCATTGCGTCACATCTGGTTACCCGTTATTTCTCGGTGGCCGTGCTGACCCAGGATGCCATTGCACGCCTCGACAACGTTCACGTTGATTCCTATCACAAATATGTCTACCCCAAGGCTTGA
- a CDS encoding sulfatase-like hydrolase/transferase produces MTTFTSVLKFLRSSFILVALLLGAFAAAAAERPNIVFILADDLGYTDSACYGSGYYETPNIDRLAQQGIRFTSGYTCGPNCQPTRAALLSGQYGPRTGVYTVGSIDRFDWPSRPLRPVDNVQQLPLEKITVAQTLQKAGYATGMFGKWHLGNDEAHHPSKRGFDEAIVSEGQHFNFATRPKTDYPAGTYLADFLTDKAVDFIRRHKDGPFFLYLPHFAVHAPHEAKTNWIAKFASKPPVGGHKDPTYAGMIASVDESVGRVMALLDELKLAENTLI; encoded by the coding sequence ATGACCACATTCACATCTGTCCTGAAGTTTCTCCGTTCCAGCTTCATACTCGTTGCGCTTTTGCTCGGCGCTTTCGCCGCTGCAGCGGCAGAGCGTCCTAACATTGTCTTCATCCTCGCCGATGACCTGGGTTATACCGATTCGGCTTGCTACGGCAGCGGTTATTACGAAACACCAAACATAGACCGGCTGGCGCAACAAGGTATTCGCTTCACCAGCGGTTACACCTGTGGCCCGAACTGCCAGCCCACGCGCGCCGCGTTGCTCAGCGGCCAGTATGGACCGCGCACCGGCGTCTATACGGTCGGCAGCATTGACCGTTTCGACTGGCCGAGCCGCCCGCTTCGGCCCGTGGATAACGTCCAGCAGTTGCCCCTGGAGAAAATCACTGTGGCTCAGACTCTCCAAAAAGCAGGCTATGCCACTGGCATGTTTGGTAAATGGCATCTGGGCAACGATGAAGCGCATCATCCGTCGAAACGCGGTTTTGACGAAGCGATTGTGTCCGAAGGACAACACTTCAATTTCGCCACACGACCGAAGACGGATTACCCTGCGGGCACTTATCTGGCGGATTTCCTGACCGATAAAGCGGTGGATTTCATCCGCCGGCACAAGGACGGCCCATTTTTCCTGTATCTTCCGCATTTCGCCGTGCATGCGCCCCACGAGGCGAAGACGAACTGGATCGCCAAGTTTGCATCCAAACCGCCGGTGGGTGGTCACAAGGATCCAACGTATGCGGGCATGATTGCCAGCGTGGATGAAAGCGTTGGGCGTGTAATGGCGTTATTGGACGAATTGAAACTGGCGGAGAATACCCTTATATGA
- a CDS encoding cysteine desulfurase → MSTPRLDMPAPGGDEHSADTALITQLANELYLENHQGVPAGGDLTSQREIPTSGNGLAGAYPAETKSFAPPVHPAAQTGGAHPANLESGGHTPGSNDSHPFGEPRCPAGVARETVGTHTPEARNVALPPAYYFLSNPGQLATSVTPDLPYGATQVPVKFDVASVRRDFPALHQLVNGHPLIWLDNAATTHKPQAVIDATSQFYRRDNSNIHRAAHALAARSTELFEGGREKVRRFLGASDTREIVFVRGTTEAINLVAQTYGRKNIGAGDEILLTAMEHHANIVPWQMLAAQTGAVIRVAPINNHGELLLDQFATLLGPRTKLVAVTHVANSLGTVNPVEQIIQLAHGYGVPVLVDGAQSAPHIPINVQALDADFFTISGHKIFGPTGIGVLYGKAKLLEAMPPWQGGGNMIKDVTFAHTTYQDIPAKFEAGTPDIAGVVGLGAAVDYLTQVGLPAIAAYEHELLVYATSALESIRGLRLIGTASAKASVLSFIIAGKPTEQIGKHLDWQGIAVRSGHHCAQPSLRRFGLESTVRPSLAFYNTREEVDALVQALHQLVRQG, encoded by the coding sequence ATGTCTACCCCAAGGCTTGATATGCCAGCGCCCGGGGGCGATGAGCATTCGGCTGACACGGCGTTGATCACGCAGTTGGCCAACGAGCTTTACTTGGAAAACCATCAAGGTGTTCCCGCGGGTGGGGACCTCACATCCCAGCGGGAAATCCCAACCTCTGGGAACGGGTTGGCCGGAGCTTATCCTGCCGAAACCAAGTCGTTTGCTCCCCCGGTGCATCCGGCAGCCCAGACGGGTGGTGCGCATCCAGCCAATCTTGAAAGCGGTGGACATACCCCCGGCTCCAACGATTCTCACCCGTTCGGTGAACCACGCTGTCCGGCAGGTGTCGCGCGGGAAACGGTTGGAACGCACACCCCTGAAGCCCGAAATGTGGCTTTGCCACCCGCCTACTATTTCCTCAGCAATCCCGGGCAGTTGGCCACTTCTGTCACCCCGGATTTACCCTACGGAGCCACCCAAGTTCCGGTGAAATTTGATGTGGCATCTGTCCGGCGCGATTTCCCGGCCCTGCACCAACTCGTCAACGGGCACCCGCTGATCTGGCTGGACAATGCGGCCACGACGCATAAACCGCAGGCGGTGATTGACGCCACCTCGCAGTTCTATCGTCGCGACAATTCGAATATTCATCGTGCGGCCCATGCCTTGGCCGCGCGCTCGACGGAGTTGTTTGAAGGCGGACGTGAAAAAGTCCGCCGGTTTTTGGGCGCGTCAGACACGCGGGAAATCGTGTTTGTTCGGGGCACCACGGAAGCCATTAACCTCGTTGCCCAAACGTACGGGCGCAAGAACATTGGTGCTGGCGATGAGATTCTGCTCACGGCCATGGAGCACCACGCCAACATTGTGCCTTGGCAAATGCTCGCGGCCCAGACCGGGGCCGTCATCCGGGTGGCACCGATCAACAATCATGGCGAACTGCTGCTCGACCAATTCGCCACCCTGTTGGGGCCGCGCACGAAGTTGGTGGCCGTCACGCACGTTGCCAATTCGCTGGGGACCGTTAATCCGGTGGAGCAGATTATCCAATTGGCGCATGGGTACGGCGTTCCGGTGCTTGTGGATGGCGCCCAATCCGCGCCCCATATTCCCATCAATGTTCAGGCCTTGGATGCGGACTTTTTCACGATTTCTGGGCACAAGATATTCGGGCCGACTGGCATTGGCGTGCTGTATGGCAAAGCCAAACTGCTGGAAGCCATGCCCCCGTGGCAAGGCGGCGGCAACATGATTAAAGATGTCACCTTCGCCCACACCACCTATCAGGACATTCCGGCCAAGTTCGAAGCGGGAACGCCTGACATCGCCGGTGTCGTTGGCTTGGGCGCAGCGGTGGATTATCTGACCCAGGTCGGGCTGCCAGCCATCGCGGCCTATGAACATGAATTGCTCGTGTATGCCACCTCGGCTCTTGAGTCCATTCGTGGTCTGCGGCTCATCGGTACCGCCTCGGCCAAGGCCAGCGTGCTGTCCTTTATCATTGCCGGTAAACCGACCGAGCAAATCGGCAAGCACCTGGACTGGCAGGGCATTGCGGTGCGTTCCGGACATCACTGCGCGCAGCCTTCCTTGCGGCGATTCGGGCTGGAAAGCACCGTGCGCCCTTCGCTGGCCTTTTACAATACCCGCGAGGAAGTAGATGCGCTGGTTCAGGCGCTGCACCAACTGGTGCGCCAAGGGTAA
- a CDS encoding rhodanese-like domain-containing protein, with protein MKTIEPAELAKLLADQPALPLLDVRTPVEFAEVHVLQAVNIPLDQLNPQALLDGNRVNKEKPVYLICRSGQRATKAAELFERAGFSEPTVVTGGTLAWDAANLPVVRGTSKVISLERQVRIAAGALVFSGVLLSKLVHPAFIWLSGFVGAGLIFAGITDFCGMGLLLAKAPWNKRVSS; from the coding sequence ATGAAAACAATTGAGCCTGCTGAATTGGCAAAGCTCCTGGCTGACCAGCCGGCTTTGCCGTTGCTTGATGTTCGCACTCCGGTGGAGTTTGCGGAAGTGCATGTGCTCCAGGCGGTCAACATTCCGCTGGATCAACTCAATCCCCAAGCGCTGCTCGATGGCAACCGGGTGAACAAAGAAAAGCCAGTATATTTGATTTGCCGCAGCGGCCAGCGTGCTACCAAGGCGGCGGAACTCTTCGAGCGTGCTGGTTTCTCCGAGCCGACAGTCGTGACCGGTGGGACGTTGGCCTGGGATGCGGCCAACCTGCCGGTGGTGCGCGGCACCAGCAAGGTGATCAGCCTGGAGCGGCAAGTCCGCATTGCGGCTGGGGCGCTGGTTTTCAGCGGGGTGTTGCTCTCCAAATTGGTTCATCCTGCGTTCATCTGGCTGTCCGGCTTCGTGGGTGCCGGGCTCATTTTTGCCGGGATCACTGATTTTTGTGGCATGGGCTTGCTGCTTGCCAAAGCCCCATGGAATAAACGTGTCTCCAGCTAA
- a CDS encoding YeeE/YedE thiosulfate transporter family protein produces the protein MTIHYWPWWLGGALLATVAILFPLLTGAPLGVSGALARLLKWGGDKPGDSATPSAPQCGGATLPETGSATASSDSASASSAAIGRGPDRLANLVFLLAVVVGGVIAGQVGGEHWGQTKLSPEFHRLFGHGLQALLVLFGGGILVGFGTRWSGGCTSGHGLSGCGRLQPASLIATGVFFGVAIGVSFLLERILS, from the coding sequence ATGACTATACACTATTGGCCGTGGTGGCTGGGCGGTGCGCTTTTGGCGACCGTGGCCATCTTGTTTCCTCTGCTGACCGGAGCGCCGTTGGGCGTCTCCGGGGCGCTGGCGAGGCTCTTGAAGTGGGGCGGTGACAAGCCAGGCGACTCTGCCACTCCATCCGCACCCCAATGCGGTGGAGCGACTCTGCCTGAAACGGGATCAGCCACTGCATCGAGTGATTCCGCTTCCGCGAGTTCGGCGGCGATTGGTCGCGGGCCAGACAGATTGGCCAATCTGGTCTTTCTCTTGGCGGTCGTCGTCGGTGGTGTCATTGCGGGCCAGGTCGGCGGAGAGCATTGGGGCCAGACGAAACTGTCGCCCGAGTTCCACAGGCTCTTCGGCCACGGTCTGCAAGCTTTGCTGGTCTTGTTCGGCGGCGGAATCCTCGTTGGGTTTGGAACCCGCTGGTCGGGCGGTTGCACCTCGGGGCATGGGCTGAGCGGCTGTGGACGGTTGCAGCCCGCCAGTTTGATAGCCACGGGAGTCTTCTTCGGAGTCGCCATCGGAGTTTCGTTTTTGTTGGAAAGGATCTTGTCGTGA
- a CDS encoding sulfatase/phosphatase domain-containing protein, which yields MIYSSDNGGVGGYEREGIQGGSITDNAPLKGGKGMLYEGGVRVPYIFRWPGKIAPATISDTPIISVDLYPTLLEIAGVPPPPNYPLDGESYTPLLFQGAKGALKRDAIYWHFPGYLGAGGGTWRTTPAGAIRSGDWKLIEFFETGRLELYNLKEDIGEKNNLAAKQPEQTRALHEKLLVWRKSIGAPLPTPQTPGDGKAAGVKAKKRRQQKTGGANE from the coding sequence ATGATTTATTCGAGCGACAACGGCGGTGTCGGCGGCTACGAACGGGAGGGCATTCAGGGTGGCAGCATTACCGATAACGCACCGCTCAAAGGCGGCAAAGGGATGCTTTACGAAGGTGGCGTGCGGGTGCCGTACATCTTTCGCTGGCCGGGAAAAATCGCCCCCGCCACCATCAGCGACACACCGATTATTTCCGTGGATTTGTACCCAACGCTGTTGGAAATCGCAGGGGTGCCGCCTCCGCCCAATTACCCGCTCGATGGTGAAAGCTACACCCCACTGCTGTTTCAAGGCGCAAAGGGTGCGCTAAAGCGTGATGCCATCTACTGGCATTTCCCCGGTTATCTTGGAGCCGGCGGAGGCACCTGGCGTACGACTCCCGCAGGTGCCATTCGTTCTGGGGATTGGAAATTGATCGAGTTTTTTGAAACCGGACGGTTGGAGCTTTACAACCTGAAGGAAGACATCGGTGAAAAAAATAATCTGGCGGCAAAACAACCGGAGCAAACGAGGGCATTGCACGAGAAACTGCTTGTCTGGCGCAAGTCAATTGGTGCCCCGTTGCCCACGCCACAAACGCCTGGGGATGGCAAGGCGGCGGGGGTTAAGGCAAAAAAACGGCGCCAGCAGAAAACGGGCGGTGCAAATGAGTGA
- a CDS encoding outer membrane protein transport protein, with translation MKKTTTTKTNKPTLISNLALLATLATCSVQATDGYFSHGYGIKAKGRAGVALTETDDAFGGANNPAALTWADNQLNLGIDWFRPDRSAERTGPAKPFNARVVSDSRDFFIPEIAYKRAFGKEFSLGISIYGNGGMNTDYSGGQLNLGPGATSQNLLAGSGHLGVNLSQLLIAPTVAWKFAENHSIGLAPILAYQTFKAYGLQAFSPLSQDATALSNVGNDYSFGGGARLGYLWKVTPDVSLGAAYSSRVYTSRFDKYRGLFAGNGSFDIPQSVGVGIGWQALPALRLGVDYKWIDYASIAAVGNPSSNAGQLGQEHGPGFGWRSISTVKVGADWQVTKALTFRAGYGFSENPVQARDVTFNILAPAVVQHHLTFGATYDFGRHDISVFYLHAFENSVTGESKFVALGKAPAGTRETIAMSQDSIGIAYSYKF, from the coding sequence ATGAAAAAAACAACAACAACGAAAACAAACAAACCAACTCTGATTTCCAACTTAGCCTTGCTAGCGACGCTGGCGACCTGTTCGGTCCAGGCCACGGATGGCTATTTCTCCCACGGCTACGGCATCAAAGCCAAGGGGCGTGCTGGCGTGGCGCTCACCGAGACCGACGATGCCTTCGGTGGGGCCAATAATCCGGCAGCGCTCACTTGGGCGGACAATCAGCTCAATCTTGGGATTGATTGGTTTCGTCCTGACCGCAGCGCGGAAAGAACCGGTCCGGCCAAGCCCTTCAACGCCCGGGTGGTGAGCGATAGCCGGGACTTCTTCATCCCCGAAATTGCCTACAAACGTGCTTTCGGCAAAGAATTCTCGCTGGGCATTTCAATCTACGGAAACGGGGGCATGAATACGGACTATTCCGGCGGCCAACTCAACCTGGGGCCTGGCGCGACCAGCCAAAATCTGCTCGCTGGCAGCGGCCATCTGGGCGTGAACCTCTCGCAGTTGCTGATCGCGCCAACGGTGGCGTGGAAGTTTGCGGAGAATCATTCAATTGGTTTGGCCCCCATCCTCGCCTATCAGACCTTCAAGGCGTACGGACTTCAGGCTTTTAGCCCGCTATCGCAGGATGCCACCGCCCTCTCCAACGTCGGGAATGACTATTCGTTTGGCGGCGGTGCCCGTCTCGGCTATCTGTGGAAGGTCACGCCGGACGTTTCGTTGGGCGCGGCCTACTCTAGCCGGGTCTATACATCGCGTTTCGACAAGTATCGCGGCCTGTTCGCGGGCAACGGCTCGTTTGACATTCCTCAGAGCGTCGGTGTTGGAATTGGCTGGCAGGCACTCCCGGCGCTGCGACTGGGGGTGGATTACAAGTGGATTGATTATGCCAGCATCGCGGCGGTGGGAAATCCGAGCAGCAACGCTGGCCAGTTGGGACAGGAGCATGGACCTGGCTTCGGCTGGCGGAGTATCAGCACCGTGAAGGTGGGGGCCGACTGGCAGGTGACGAAGGCGTTGACCTTCCGCGCTGGCTACGGTTTCTCGGAGAACCCTGTGCAGGCGCGCGATGTCACGTTCAACATCTTGGCTCCGGCTGTGGTGCAACATCATCTCACGTTCGGCGCGACTTACGACTTTGGCCGGCATGATATTTCAGTCTTCTACCTGCACGCCTTCGAAAACTCCGTCACGGGTGAAAGCAAATTTGTCGCGCTGGGCAAGGCTCCGGCAGGCACACGCGAAACTATCGCAATGTCGCAAGATTCGATTGGGATCGCGTATAGCTACAAATTCTAA
- a CDS encoding arylsulfatase: MKLLSLPLALLVALLSGLPLPEVKAAAPRPNVLFILADDLGWADVGFHGPDIQTPNIDKLAAAGTRLEQFYVQPVCSPTRAGLLTGRYPIRHGLQVGVVRPWAQYGLPLEERTLPQALKEVGYETAIVGKWHLGHFEPAYLPTRRGFDHQYGHYNGALDYFTHIRDGGFDWHRDDKVSHDEGYSTFLDAKEAVRLITEHDASKPLFLYVPFNAVHAPHQVPEKYKEPYAHLKEPRRTYAGMVAAMDEAIGTIIAALEKQGLRQNTLIIFSSDNGGPAPGRVTSNGPLRAGKGTLYEGGTRVAAFATWDGHIKPGSVVNEPLHVVDWYPTLLKLAGASLEQKLPLDGKDAWPTIAEGKPSPHSAILLNSTPKNGAIRVGDWKLVLNGRIAMGDSENDGETLATRRERRAAAVSTNELVELFNLVQDPYEKNNLAAAQPERANELRARLDVFAKAAVPPKAAPASKDFKAPKVWGEKD, encoded by the coding sequence ATGAAATTACTCAGCTTGCCGCTCGCCTTGCTTGTCGCGCTGCTGTCCGGCCTCCCCCTGCCAGAAGTCAAAGCCGCCGCACCGAGGCCCAATGTCCTCTTCATCCTTGCCGATGACCTCGGCTGGGCGGACGTTGGGTTTCACGGTCCCGACATCCAGACGCCGAACATCGACAAGCTCGCGGCTGCTGGGACGCGGTTGGAACAGTTCTACGTGCAGCCCGTCTGCTCTCCGACGCGGGCGGGACTGTTGACCGGGCGCTATCCCATCCGGCATGGCTTGCAGGTGGGTGTCGTGCGCCCTTGGGCGCAATATGGCTTGCCGCTGGAAGAACGAACCCTGCCGCAGGCGCTCAAGGAAGTTGGCTACGAAACGGCCATTGTTGGCAAGTGGCACCTCGGCCATTTTGAGCCGGCTTATCTGCCGACACGGCGCGGTTTTGACCATCAGTACGGTCACTACAACGGCGCGCTGGATTACTTCACGCACATCCGCGACGGTGGCTTCGACTGGCATCGCGATGACAAAGTCTCGCACGACGAAGGCTACAGCACATTTCTCGACGCCAAGGAAGCGGTGCGACTCATCACCGAGCATGACGCAAGCAAGCCGCTATTCCTTTATGTGCCTTTCAATGCCGTCCACGCGCCCCATCAGGTGCCGGAGAAATACAAGGAGCCGTATGCCCACCTTAAAGAACCACGCCGCACTTACGCCGGCATGGTCGCCGCGATGGACGAGGCCATTGGCACGATCATCGCTGCGCTGGAGAAGCAAGGGCTGCGGCAGAACACGCTCATCATTTTCTCCAGCGATAACGGCGGCCCTGCGCCGGGGCGCGTTACCAGTAATGGTCCGCTCCGCGCGGGCAAAGGCACGCTCTACGAAGGCGGCACGCGCGTGGCGGCGTTTGCGACCTGGGACGGTCATATCAAGCCTGGCTCCGTTGTGAACGAGCCGCTCCATGTGGTGGATTGGTATCCCACCTTGCTGAAACTCGCCGGTGCCTCGCTCGAACAGAAGCTCCCGCTCGACGGCAAAGACGCCTGGCCCACCATCGCGGAAGGAAAACCATCGCCGCACTCCGCGATCCTGCTCAACTCCACACCCAAGAATGGCGCGATCCGCGTCGGTGACTGGAAACTGGTGCTGAACGGGAGAATCGCGATGGGCGACAGCGAGAACGACGGCGAAACCTTGGCCACCCGCCGCGAGCGGAGGGCCGCCGCTGTCTCGACCAACGAACTCGTCGAACTCTTCAATCTCGTCCAAGACCCCTACGAGAAGAACAACCTCGCGGCTGCGCAGCCGGAGAGGGCGAATGAGCTGCGTGCCCGTCTCGATGTGTTCGCCAAGGCCGCCGTGCCACCGAAGGCTGCTCCAGCCAGCAAGGATTTCAAAGCGCCAAAAGTTTGGGGAGAGAAAGACTGA
- the epsC gene encoding serine O-acetyltransferase EpsC: protein MTTLILDQQEPVPGSARESRRDAVWMKEVRDEALPDLLQSYRRAGGINNRDLDNLPCKRAVAQICEDLLQILFPGFHDENAVHNGSIEELTAARLASVIRGLMEQVRKGVRIGNPHKPTGKTPPIIRTFCLSLPEVREVLRTDIEAAYEGDPAALRREEIILSYPFIEAIAIQRLAHRLYRLGAPVIPRMMTEWAHWRTGIDIHPGAQIGTHFFIDHGTGVVIGETCCIGNNVKIYHGVTLGARSFVKDEEGHIIKGGKRHPDVGDNVTIYPNATILGGKTFIGANSTIGANVFLMQSVPANSLVIYEEKQLAIRDKTKRALPVDSEYSI, encoded by the coding sequence ATGACAACTCTGATCCTTGACCAGCAAGAACCTGTCCCCGGATCGGCTCGGGAATCGCGCCGTGACGCAGTATGGATGAAAGAAGTGCGCGACGAGGCTTTACCCGACCTGCTTCAGTCCTATCGCCGCGCCGGCGGTATAAATAATCGTGACTTGGATAACCTGCCGTGCAAGCGCGCAGTGGCGCAGATCTGCGAAGACCTGCTGCAAATCCTCTTCCCCGGTTTCCACGATGAAAACGCGGTCCATAATGGTTCCATCGAGGAACTCACCGCAGCACGCCTGGCCAGCGTGATCCGTGGCCTGATGGAACAAGTGCGCAAGGGCGTGCGTATCGGTAATCCGCACAAGCCGACCGGCAAGACTCCACCGATCATCCGAACTTTTTGCTTGTCGCTGCCGGAAGTCCGCGAGGTTCTCCGTACCGATATCGAAGCTGCCTATGAAGGCGACCCCGCTGCGCTTCGTCGCGAAGAGATTATCCTGTCGTATCCGTTCATCGAGGCCATCGCCATCCAGCGGCTGGCGCATCGGTTGTATCGGTTGGGCGCTCCGGTGATTCCGCGCATGATGACCGAATGGGCGCACTGGCGCACGGGGATTGACATTCATCCTGGCGCGCAGATCGGAACCCATTTCTTCATCGATCATGGTACTGGCGTCGTCATTGGCGAAACTTGCTGCATCGGTAACAATGTGAAGATTTACCACGGGGTCACGCTGGGTGCGCGCAGCTTTGTGAAAGACGAGGAAGGCCACATCATTAAGGGCGGCAAGCGCCATCCCGATGTCGGCGACAATGTGACCATTTATCCCAACGCCACGATTCTTGGTGGCAAGACGTTTATTGGCGCCAACTCCACCATCGGCGCGAACGTCTTTCTGATGCAGAGTGTCCCGGCCAACTCCCTGGTGATCTATGAAGAGAAACAACTGGCCATTCGCGACAAAACCAAACGAGCCCTGCCGGTGGACTCTGAATATTCAATTTAA